The DNA window TGCGCAGGTATTAAAGACCATTTCGATATTTTATATAAAGCTGCTGTTTTAAAAGCTTGCAAAATTTCCAACCTTTTCAATCCTATTAAATTATCCGGGCAATCATTCCTAATTTCTAATATATATTTCATCCGTTGACTTTCAAGATTGGTTAAATCACTATCGGTAGACTCATATTTAATCAAAACCTCCAAATATCCTTTTAAAGACTTTACTGATCCACGCTCATTCACATTCGGCCTTAGATACCAATCGAATAATTTATTTAGTGAATCGGAAAAAATAATCTTATATTTTTTTCGTGCTAAATATAGTACTGCTAGTAAGCAAAAGATGTCTTGTGAATGATCTGCCAAATAAGAAGTTCTATTAGTTTCAGCCAAAAGAATCGAATCCCTATAAATCATAGGCTTTTGGAACCTTAGAGGACATGGAATCACTGTGCCTAATGGCACCATCATTTGAAAATCGCAAAATTTAACTTGATTTCCGTCATATAAAATATTTTCAAGATGTAAATCTCCATGTACTTGCTTTCTATCAATCAGAACTTGATATTGCTCCATGATTTTTAATAAAATCACTAAAATATCATTTGTTGTAGTTCCTCCCTCTTGAGATTTTTTATTTAAATAACCAAACAGTGTTGGCATTTCATAGTAGGGCATCACAAATCCTGGCAAAGAATATATGCACTCTGACTGTGGTGGTTTAATAGTAAGTTGGAGAGCTTTCTTAGTGGTTGCAAAAGTCGTACTGAAATTAGCATCAAATAAGAAATATCCATCAATTTCTTTGTAACATAATTTAATTAATGAAGTAAAATCCTGTGTTATATCAGTAAAAATCTTTACTGCCAGCGATAGTTGAGAGTTTTCATTATCAGCCCGTTTAATCTTCATAACAACACCATGACATCCAAACGCAACTCGATCTGAAAATATGTGTTTACCTAAACTGGGAATAGAAATTTGAACACTGCTTAAATCAACTTCTGCGCGGCTAGAGCCGGGTAGAGTTATAGTAATTTTCGATAACATAGTTTTTCTTATTTTTTGTTAACAACAATAGTGAACGTAGCTTACCCGATTTTACGGCGACTGACAAATTTCCGCTGCTATCGCTGGGTGTTCTGGTGCATTAAAATCTTGAGGGAAATGCAAATCCACGCGATCGTGCTGGATGGTTAATGTGCTGCTCAGCCACACCGTATCTTCATCCTGTAGTTTGGCTTGTAGCGTGCTGTGAGTAAAATCCTCGCAAGGTTTTTTAACGGTGAAATAGGCGCTTTCTGGATGAGTGGGTGGGATGTAAAGTTGGCCTAGGTGTTCTTGGTGTTGCGGGTGAATTAAGTTGAACTCTAAGGTGTGACCACACCAAGCACGGTTGGCTTGCACGTATAAATCGCATTGTTTTAAATGAGGTGCCGGTTGATTATCGAGAAAAACATACAATAAAACAAAGACACAGCTCAAGCCAACTCCCACGGTGAGAATAATCCATTCTTTCATTTGGTGAATTCCTTTAACATTAAATAATGGGGTCCAATATCCTTTATAACAAATTCTTCGCCTAAAATGCAAAACCCTAAGCGAAGATAAAACTTATGCGCCGAGGTTCTGGCATGACACCAGACCACACTCGCCCCTTGTGATTGACAATAGTCAAGCGCATGCCGCGCTAAAGCAGTTCCAAGACCTCGCCCTTGCAATGCTGGCACCACCGCCATACCGCGAATACGCCAGGCTTGAGTATCAGCGTTGGCATGCGCAATCGCTTCTTGATAGATGGAAATAATGCCGAGTAATTCATTCTGCTGAAACAGACCAAAGTGTTTCGTCATTTCCGCCATGTCCCCTGGATACACTAATTCATCCAGGGTTTGATGAGGACGCAAAATGGCTTGACGCAATTCGCGGGTGGCTAATGGATTAATTTCAGTGATTGTCATAATGTTTTACGATTACTCCATGATGCGCATGTATTTCAGTGTACACTCCCTCGTATTTTTATACTTAACAACAAAGCCTAAAATTCAAGTGTGAAAAGTATATCATCCCACTTTAGGTGTTTTTGCAAAGTTATAAGTAGACTGAGAAAAATTGCTGGACAAGTTATAAAATTGCTTCACTACTTTTTTGGTGGTGTTTAGCGCGGCTATTATATTTTCGCACTCTTCGTACTCTTCCTCCGTATCGTAGTCTTCGTATTCATTAAAATCGTTTAACAAAATCTGGGTACGAACGCTAATATCCTCAAAATGAAGCTTTAATCCAGCAAACACACTGCCGAGCTCGAATTCAACAGAACATTCTGTGACATTTTTTATACTTTTTTTAAAATTGTTCAGTATATCATTATTAAAGTATGATGAATTGCTAGTAAGAGTTTTAATAACTTCCAGGGTGTTATTAAGTTTATCAAGTATTTTTCTTAAAGTTTTTCTTGCTTCATCTTCCGCAAGAATTTCAACATTATTTTCGTTATCAAAAAAGGTTATTGCCATAAAATTCTCTCTAAGGTATTTATTGTGAACCAATATTAACCGAAACCATTTTCAGAATCCAATTGTTTTAAAAAAATATAGACTATCACCAAACTCATAGCAATATATCATTTTCAATCCCAATATTTTTTAAAAACGTTTCATCGTGAGATACTGCAATTATAGCGCCAGAGTACGCTTTTAAACTATTTTCCACCGCGACTAATGATCGCAAATCCAAGTGGTTGGTTGGCTCATCCAATAAAATTAATTGCGGTGGCGTGTTGGACATCAAGCTTACCGCGAGTCCCGCTCGCATTCGTTCACCCCCACTTAATGCTGCCACTTTTTTTTGCGCCGCTTGATTGCGAAAATTAAATTCTGCCAGGCGAGAATAAGCCTCAAATTCATTGGCAGTAGCATTAAGGTTGAGAAAATTTTCCAGAATAGAAAGTTTGGGATTTAAAAAACTGACTTCCTGATCAAAATACGCCATGTGATCGACATTAATTAATACTTTGCCAGAACTGGGCGTGAGTATTTTCAACATTAATTTTAGTAATGTGGATTTACCACAGCCATTTTTTCCTTTAATCGCCAAGCGCTGATTCGCTGTTACTGTTAAATTAAATGCTTTAATTAATTCAGGTTTAGATGGATAAGCAAAACCCACGTTTTCTAAGGTCA is part of the Legionellales bacterium genome and encodes:
- a CDS encoding GNAT family N-acetyltransferase, whose protein sequence is MTITEINPLATRELRQAILRPHQTLDELVYPGDMAEMTKHFGLFQQNELLGIISIYQEAIAHANADTQAWRIRGMAVVPALQGRGLGTALARHALDYCQSQGASVVWCHARTSAHKFYLRLGFCILGEEFVIKDIGPHYLMLKEFTK